From a region of the Pseudomonas fulva 12-X genome:
- a CDS encoding FAD-binding and (Fe-S)-binding domain-containing protein, whose protein sequence is MTATTHPVAARTESPQGAQSGSQQRQSPDLNVLLTLRDKLAAQTSAEIRFDASTRAIYASEASNYRQLPIGVVIPRDLQDIVTTVNLCRDAGLPLLPRGAGTSMCGQAVNAAVVIDTSKYLHGIDFIDAERQLARVQPGVICDQLKDEAAKVGLTFGPDPATHSRCTLGGMIGNNSCGAHSVMAGKTVENIQRLEVLTYCGERFWVGPTDEACLREHLQAGGRRAEIIQGLKDLVDRYEGDIRQGFPKLKRRVSGYNLDQLLPENGFNIARALVGVEGTCVTILQAETLLVSNPTHLVLAVLGYEDIYYAADSVPQLLPLNPIAMEGLDDGIIGGLKERGMKLADIAELPAGNAWLMIEFGALSTEEATAMAQRAVDIAPQLPGQPSVRLVTDKGLMNRIWTIRETGASATSLGLDPNEPDPVVGWEDAAVEPEHLGKYLREFKALVGRYGYKTNLYGHFGDGCIHSRITFDLKSDTGVQNWRAFLDEAARLVVRYGGSLSGEHGDGQAKGEYLPIMYSAPIMQAFAEFKALWDPQNRMNPGKLIHAMPVDANLRMGPDYNRREVDSQFTYDPRLGSKGLARESERCIGMGKCRSLDGGTMCPSFRATREEKYSTRGRARLFFELLKGEVIEDGWQSEELKDSLDLCLSCKGCKTDCPTNVNIARYKTEFLNRYYANKRRPVMDAMIGRIGEWLPHATRLSPVLNYAMGNPLVRTAGAWFGLAKEAKFPAIAAQSFRAGATAQRILNDQTTGGGKDVLLWVDSFNNGFTPKVLEAGVQVLESLGFTVKLMTRHVCCGRPYYDVGMIDQAKANLAQILDQLEPVLDENMPVLVLEPSCLSVFRDEMPGLFPQDPRAKKLEQSIMTLSEFIRSRALELPAIDEDVRIHGHCHQKSCGSMAAEQGVLEQLGGKGQVIQAGCCGVAGAYAYHAKTAPIARAIGEQQFKPHLDRIPEQTPVVADGFSCRGQIRNVSGREAMHLAEYLAKVLG, encoded by the coding sequence TGTGCAGGGACGCAGGTCTGCCCTTGCTGCCGCGTGGCGCGGGAACCTCCATGTGCGGTCAGGCCGTCAATGCCGCGGTAGTGATCGACACCTCGAAATACCTGCACGGCATCGACTTCATCGATGCCGAACGGCAGCTTGCGCGGGTGCAGCCCGGAGTGATCTGTGACCAGCTCAAGGACGAGGCCGCCAAGGTTGGGCTGACCTTCGGCCCCGATCCAGCCACCCACAGCCGTTGCACCCTGGGCGGCATGATCGGCAACAACTCCTGCGGTGCGCACTCGGTGATGGCAGGCAAGACCGTGGAGAACATCCAGCGCCTTGAGGTGCTGACCTATTGCGGCGAGCGATTCTGGGTCGGCCCCACGGACGAAGCCTGCCTGCGTGAACACCTTCAGGCCGGCGGTCGTCGTGCCGAAATCATCCAGGGTCTGAAGGACCTGGTGGACCGCTACGAAGGCGATATCCGCCAGGGATTCCCCAAGCTCAAACGTCGTGTCTCGGGCTATAACCTGGACCAACTGCTGCCGGAAAACGGCTTCAACATCGCCCGGGCACTGGTGGGGGTGGAAGGAACCTGCGTCACCATCCTGCAGGCCGAAACGCTGCTGGTGAGCAACCCCACGCATCTGGTCCTGGCGGTGCTGGGGTACGAGGATATCTACTACGCCGCCGACTCCGTACCGCAGTTGCTCCCCCTTAACCCGATCGCCATGGAGGGCCTGGATGACGGGATCATCGGCGGGCTGAAAGAGCGCGGCATGAAGCTGGCCGATATTGCTGAGCTGCCGGCGGGCAATGCCTGGCTGATGATCGAATTCGGTGCCCTGTCCACTGAAGAAGCCACCGCGATGGCACAACGTGCCGTTGATATCGCCCCGCAGCTGCCTGGCCAGCCAAGCGTGCGCCTGGTGACGGACAAAGGGTTGATGAACCGGATCTGGACCATTCGTGAAACCGGCGCCTCGGCCACCTCACTGGGGCTGGACCCGAACGAGCCGGACCCGGTCGTCGGCTGGGAGGACGCTGCGGTCGAGCCTGAACACCTGGGCAAATACCTGCGCGAATTCAAAGCACTGGTCGGGCGCTACGGCTACAAGACCAATCTCTACGGGCATTTTGGCGACGGCTGCATTCACTCGCGCATCACCTTCGACCTGAAGTCCGACACGGGCGTGCAGAACTGGCGCGCGTTTCTGGACGAGGCGGCGCGGCTGGTGGTGCGTTATGGCGGCTCGCTGTCCGGCGAACATGGTGACGGCCAGGCCAAGGGCGAGTACCTGCCTATCATGTACAGCGCGCCGATCATGCAGGCCTTCGCCGAGTTCAAGGCGCTATGGGATCCGCAAAACCGCATGAATCCGGGCAAGCTCATCCACGCCATGCCCGTGGATGCCAACCTGCGCATGGGCCCCGATTACAACCGGCGCGAGGTCGACAGCCAGTTCACCTATGATCCGCGCCTGGGCAGCAAGGGCCTGGCACGTGAGTCCGAACGCTGCATCGGCATGGGCAAATGCCGCTCGCTGGACGGCGGGACCATGTGCCCGAGCTTCCGCGCAACCCGTGAAGAGAAATATTCCACCCGCGGCAGAGCCCGGCTGTTCTTCGAGTTGCTCAAAGGCGAAGTGATCGAGGACGGCTGGCAAAGCGAGGAACTCAAGGATTCCCTCGACCTGTGCCTGAGTTGCAAAGGCTGTAAAACCGACTGCCCGACCAACGTGAACATCGCCCGCTACAAGACCGAGTTTCTCAACCGTTACTACGCCAACAAGCGCCGCCCAGTCATGGACGCCATGATCGGCCGTATCGGCGAATGGCTGCCGCACGCCACGCGGCTGTCTCCCGTGCTGAACTACGCGATGGGTAACCCGCTGGTGCGAACAGCGGGCGCCTGGTTCGGTCTGGCCAAAGAGGCCAAATTCCCTGCCATAGCGGCCCAGAGTTTTCGTGCCGGGGCAACGGCGCAGCGCATCCTCAACGATCAGACCACGGGCGGCGGCAAAGATGTGCTGCTGTGGGTCGACAGCTTCAACAACGGATTCACCCCCAAGGTGCTCGAGGCAGGCGTCCAAGTGCTGGAGTCGCTGGGCTTCACCGTGAAGCTGATGACGCGCCATGTATGCTGTGGCCGCCCTTACTACGACGTGGGCATGATCGATCAGGCCAAGGCCAATCTGGCGCAGATCCTCGACCAGCTGGAGCCGGTACTGGATGAAAACATGCCGGTGTTGGTGCTCGAGCCGAGCTGCCTCTCGGTGTTCCGGGACGAAATGCCCGGATTGTTTCCACAAGACCCGAGGGCGAAAAAGCTGGAGCAGTCCATCATGACCCTGAGCGAGTTCATACGCAGCAGGGCCCTGGAGCTGCCGGCGATCGACGAGGACGTGCGCATCCACGGGCACTGCCATCAGAAATCTTGCGGCAGCATGGCGGCCGAACAAGGCGTGCTGGAACAGCTCGGCGGTAAAGGCCAGGTGATACAGGCCGGCTGCTGCGGGGTGGCAGGTGCCTATGCCTATCACGCGAAAACCGCGCCGATCGCCAGAGCGATTGGTGAGCAGCAATTCAAGCCCCATCTCGACCGAATTCCCGAGCAAACCCCGGTGGTCGCCGACGGGTTCAGTTGCCGAGGGCAAATCCGCAACGTCAGTGGCCGCGAAGCCATGCACCTGGCCGAATACCTGGCCAAGGTCTTGGGCTAG